A single genomic interval of Armigeres subalbatus isolate Guangzhou_Male chromosome 1, GZ_Asu_2, whole genome shotgun sequence harbors:
- the LOC134208173 gene encoding adipocyte plasma membrane-associated protein Hemomucin-like: MGFKSTAVKLSIFVAIVATLPGLPPFPTFPFKEFNVSQPPRLEGVLAPNQLLNDPELWFENILIAPESILVRGNSTYASIAGGKIVEITGDQQIRIITKFGVECQGFYHERECGHPLGIAFDTQGNNLIVVEPYFGIFQVHIKTGQKKLLVSLDQVIEGGKVSRKPGIPMNLEVAKNGDIYWSEMSSDFRFEDGLQAMLLNPSGRLVHYSRASGVNTVLIDEVFGASGVALSKDESFVLVAELGGQLIRRYYLKGPKAGTHDIFIDGLPGQIDNLVEDDTGIWAAVLIAVDSDNPSLSAKLASYPNVRKFLVRLMTIAELPFEYLYKKTGHHLALRVSHVIGNFISMSALFPKRGTVLRLDWEGNILAALHSDDGYTNFVAHAVQSGDYLLLGSPVHKAIRKVKLPEEVLRIVSHGRNTANTVNVDVNSDSKLKHVDL; encoded by the exons ATGGGTTTCAAATCAACTGCGGTGAAGTTGTCAATATTTGTCGCAATAGTTGCCACTCTGCCCGGATTACCACCATTCCCGACATTCCCATTCAAAGAGTTCAA TGTATCGCAACCTCCTCGCCTGGAAGGGGTTCTAGCTCCCAATCAGCTGCTCAACGATCCGGAGCTATGGtttgaaaatatattaattGCTCCGGAGAGCATTCTAGTACGAGGGAATAGCACATATGCATCGATAGCTGGTGGGAAAATTGTCGAAATCACCGGTGACCAACAAATTCGAATTATCACCAAGTTCGGAGTTGAATGTC AGGGCTTCTACCATGAACGCGAGTGCGGACACCCTCTTGGTATAGCATTCGATACCCAGGGCAACAACCTGATTGTAGTTGAGCCCTACTTCGGAATTTTCCAAGTACATATTAAAACTGGACAGAAGAAACTACTCGTTTCGTTAGATCAGGTTATTGAAGGTGGCAAAGTATCACGAAAGCCCGGAATCCCGATGAACCTGGAAGTGGCAAAGAACGGAGATATCTATTGGTCGGAAATGTCGTCTGATTTTCGTTTTGAGGACGGGCTCCAAGCTATGTTGCTGAATCCGTCGGGACGACTCGTGCATTATTCGCGAGCTTCCGGTGTAAATACGGTTCTAATTGATGAGGTTTTCGGAGCAAGTGGAGTTGCACTCAGCAAAGACGAGAGTTTCGTTCTGGTGGCCGAGCTTGGAGGACAATTGATTCGTCGGTACTATCTTAAAGGTCCAAAAGCGGGAACACACGATATATTTATTGATGGACTTCCGGGTCAGATCGATAACCTAGTTGAGGACGACACAGGCATTTGGGCGGCAGTACTGATCGCCGTTGACAGTGACAATCCATCGCTATCAGCTAAGTTGGCATCTTATCCAAATGTACGGAAGTTCCTAGTGCGTTTAATGACCATAGCGGAGCTTCCATTTGAGTATCTCTATAAGAAAACGGGACACCATCTAGCACTGCGGGTGTCTCATGTTATTGGAAACTTCATCAGTATGTCCGCTTTGTTTCCTAAACGGGGAACGGTACTGCGGCTGGACTGGGAAGGTAACATTCTGGCCGCTCTGCATAGCGACGATGGTTATACTAATTTTGTGGCACATGCCGTGCAAAGTGGAGATTACCTACTGCTAGGTTCACCGGTGCACAAAGCCATTAGGAAAGTTAAGCTACCGGAAGAGGTGCTGCGAATTGTGTCACATGGTCGAAATACTGCGAACACAGTTAACGTTGATGTTAACAGTGATAGCAAATTAAAACACGTAGATTTGTAA